The window cccaccaccagccccacacCCCCAGCCTGCCCACATGGCACCTCTTGGGCAGTTTGTATCGCTGCAGGCCCAGCACCCACGTATGGTGAGTCTGGGCAATGGGTTTGATGGTATAGGGGATGgcatggtgggggggtgggggcagggtttCCCTCATTACTGATTTTGGCTGGCCCACCCCTGCTTCTTCCAGCCCCTGCAGCGGCTTGACAATGATGTGGACCTGCGGGGGGACCAGCACCCCCTGGGGAGCTTCACCTACTccacctctgccccaggcccagccctgtcCCCATCTGTGCCCCTGCACTACCTGCCCCATGATCCACTGCACCAGGAGCTATCCTTTGGTGTGGTAAGTACGGACCCCACCCAGACTCTAGGGTGATCAGGAGACAGGCCCACTGGGCTGACCTGCACCTGGTACCCCTCTCGTAGCCATATTCCCACATGATGCCACGGAGACTGAGCACCCAGAGATACCGCCTGCAACAGCCACttcccccgccacccccaccgccacccccgccACCGTATTACCCCAGCTTCCTGCCCTACTTTCTGTAAGTACCAGCACATCTGCCCCAGAGCCATGTGCCCTGGTTTCCTGGGACTTCCATTTGGACTCCAACAGAgccccacagggtgcctggggCCTCTAAAGCCATCTGGCATCCCTACCAAACCACACGTACTCAACACTCATGAGCTGGGTTTCTCACCCTCCTACAATGCCTTGGGACAAACACTGGAGTCCCTGGTGTGAACGGTGCAGAGCTCTGGGCTTTGTTTCATGGAGGGAGACGGGAACAGCTCTGCACCCCCTACACCTACTGACCTTGACCCTGGGCCCCCCACACCTGTCTCCCCTCCCCTAGCTCGATGCTGCCAATGTCACCAACAGCAATGGGGCCCACCATCAGCCTGGATCTCGATGTGGATGACGTGGAGATGGAGAACTATGAGGTCCCGTGGAGCACTGTCCTGGGAGGTGGGAGCTTGGGGGACCTCAGGCCCTGAGCATTAATGACCCTCCGCCTCCTGCTCTTATCCAGGCCCTCCTGAACCTGGCAGAGCGACTAGGAGATGCCAAGCCACGAGGCCTCACCAAAGCGGACATTGAGCAGCTCCCATCATACCGCTTTAACCCAGACAGCCATCAGTCAGAGCAGACACTGTGAGTACTATTCCCTCATCTGCCCCTCTGTGAGCacagggggctgcaggggcccCCTTCCTCCAGGGGTTTTGTGCTGTGCGATGAGCCTCCCCCCTCTCCTGCCATCATTGTGGAAGTGACACTCTATACCCTCTCTCAGGTGTGTTGTCTGCTTCAGTGACTTTGAGGCACGGCAGCTGCTGCGAGTCCTCCCCTGCAACCACGAGTTCCACACCAAGTGTGTCGACAAGTGGTTAAAGGTAACACATATGATTCCATTATGTGAAGGATGGGGGGTGGTAGACCTTGGAGGGTTTCCCTTCTTGTTAGCTAGAAGTCCAGGCTCTGTTCATGGGTCAAGTCCCAGAAGCAGAATAGACCCAGCTGGGGTGGAGGACAGACAAGAGTGAAGCCTGATGTGTGGCTGCTCCCCCAGGCCAACCGGACGTGTCCCATTTGCCGGGCCGACGCCTCCGAGGTGCCCAGGGAGGCTGAATGAGGCCCACAGCCGCCCAGGATAACCCTGCCCGAAGCTCTGGAAGCTCGGGTTGGGGGGACCTGGGGAGGACGGGGAGGGAGTGGCCCAGGCCTGCCCCGTCATTCCCGCCTGCATCTCCAGAGCTGGTGCCAGGGTCAGCCCCGAGAGAAGCCCCTGCAATAAGCCCCTGCATTTGCCAAGCTCCAAAGACTCCTGCCCCGATCTGCCTGCCAGTCTGCCCACCACGGAGCTGCCTGACTGTCCGTAACTCAGTCTCCCTCCTGTTTGCCCTTGAGTCCGTCTCCTTTTCCTGCCAGCCCTGGGAGCCAAGGGTCCGTCCCCCCCCTACCGCCACCCTCCAGTGCAGCTGGGGGAGATCCTCAGCCCCAGGATGGGCAAagggggctccatcctgggttGCCTGGTCTCTTGCACTGAAATGGTATGCCGTCTGACTGGATGGCACTGACAGGTGTGCAGACAGAGAGTGGCATGAGGCCATTTCCTGAGCCCCAGACCTGAGTCCAGGAGCCTTGATCTCAGACAGACTCAGATAGCCAGCCCTACCCAGGCTTCTGTGAGGGTTGGCCCCCTCAAGGACCCTCACCTGTCACAACattccagccccacccccaggctggaGGATATCAG is drawn from Vulpes vulpes isolate BD-2025 chromosome 4, VulVul3, whole genome shotgun sequence and contains these coding sequences:
- the RNF44 gene encoding RING finger protein 44 isoform X1, with protein sequence MRPWALAVTRWPPSAPVGQRRFSVGPGSTPGQLRGSPTGASSLWCSPSREGPLASLPAQDERLPSQQPPPRPHLPVEEHRASAPAGRSPRMLHPASQQSPFMVDLHEQVHQGPVPLSYTVTTVTTQGFPLPTGQHIPGCSAQQLPACSVMFSGQHYPLCCLPPPLIQACTMQQLPVPYQAYPHLISSDHYILHPPPPAPHPQPAHMAPLGQFVSLQAQHPRMPLQRLDNDVDLRGDQHPLGSFTYSTSAPGPALSPSVPLHYLPHDPLHQELSFGVPYSHMMPRRLSTQRYRLQQPLPPPPPPPPPPPYYPSFLPYFLSMLPMSPTAMGPTISLDLDVDDVEMENYEALLNLAERLGDAKPRGLTKADIEQLPSYRFNPDSHQSEQTLCVVCFSDFEARQLLRVLPCNHEFHTKCVDKWLKANRTCPICRADASEVPREAE
- the RNF44 gene encoding RING finger protein 44 isoform X3, translated to MLHPASQQSPFMVDLHEQVHQGPVPLSYTVTTVTTQGFPLPTGQHIPGCSAQQLPACSVMFSGQHYPLCCLPPPLIQACTMQQLPVPYQAYPHLISSDHYILHPPPPAPHPQPAHMAPLGQFVSLQAQHPRMPLQRLDNDVDLRGDQHPLGSFTYSTSAPGPALSPSVPLHYLPHDPLHQELSFGVPYSHMMPRRLSTQRYRLQQPLPPPPPPPPPPPYYPSFLPYFLSMLPMSPTAMGPTISLDLDVDDVEMENYEALLNLAERLGDAKPRGLTKADIEQLPSYRFNPDSHQSEQTLCVVCFSDFEARQLLRVLPCNHEFHTKCVDKWLKANRTCPICRADASEVPREAE
- the RNF44 gene encoding RING finger protein 44 isoform X2, whose translation is MRPWALAVTRWPPSAPVGQRRFSVGPGSTPGQLRGSPSREGPLASLPAQDERLPSQQPPPRPHLPVEEHRASAPAGRSPRMLHPASQQSPFMVDLHEQVHQGPVPLSYTVTTVTTQGFPLPTGQHIPGCSAQQLPACSVMFSGQHYPLCCLPPPLIQACTMQQLPVPYQAYPHLISSDHYILHPPPPAPHPQPAHMAPLGQFVSLQAQHPRMPLQRLDNDVDLRGDQHPLGSFTYSTSAPGPALSPSVPLHYLPHDPLHQELSFGVPYSHMMPRRLSTQRYRLQQPLPPPPPPPPPPPYYPSFLPYFLSMLPMSPTAMGPTISLDLDVDDVEMENYEALLNLAERLGDAKPRGLTKADIEQLPSYRFNPDSHQSEQTLCVVCFSDFEARQLLRVLPCNHEFHTKCVDKWLKANRTCPICRADASEVPREAE